Below is a genomic region from Procambarus clarkii isolate CNS0578487 chromosome 27, FALCON_Pclarkii_2.0, whole genome shotgun sequence.
AGTACTGCAGGCACGGGGTAAGTCTAGCAGAGCGATTACCAATCTTTCACATTATTCATTAGAGTAACTCTGCTCTTGATATACACTGTAATATATCATAAAGAATAGTGTAGCAGCAATGTGTTGCGTGTCAGTTTAATAAAAAAACGGTAAGGAACAAAGTGAGTCAACACAAGAGTTGAATTGCACTACTGCCACCAGGACCAGTCATTTAGCAAGAGACAATGAAGAGGCAGCTGGGGGTCCGAAACCGAACCATTGCATACTGTGTGGTTTTACCCCATTGGTAATTGTGGGGTAAAAGGAAGGGGTGggcttacctgcttgatggggttctgggagtttttctactccacaagcccggcccgaggccagtctTGACTGCCCCTGTttagtcgggggacaggaagctttTGTATGTACACTTTCGGCTGGCATAGAGTTCCTTaaggtggaactactgaccctccccatgaTGCAACACTACATAAACTGACTAACTTTTGAgtatctgtttactgctaggcATTAGGTGGAGGGGAAAACTTGCATTACCACTACTGTTCGAATCGTCCCGGGAATCGAATCTAGGATTCCAGAATTAGAGTAGAGAACGAAGCCTAACTGTACAGTCACTTGTCTCCAGCACCACCTTTTATTGTGAATCCCATCTTCATCCTACGAGTGGTTGCACAGAAATATTACAGAAGATACAAAAAGTTCTGAATCAGAGCTCGGTGAATGTTACATTTTTTCAGTCGCTCATCACTCCTTTTATTTACTTATAGTAACAGAACACTTCTGGCACAGCAACTTCGATGTATGACACTGTATTGGAGGTGTCATTTGAAAATACCTAATAGTATAATTTTCCGTGTAGGATCCTGCAGGGTAATAGAACGGTTTTTGCTACACAACTTATTCTTTCATCACACATTTTGCTCTTCGAGAAGCGAAATGTGGATAAAGTAAAATTTTTAGGTTTTCATAATTTGCAATGAACATTTGTCATTTTATACAACGTGCTTAACACTCCAAATGGCTCATTGACGGTAACTGTTTACCATTTTTTAGCCAAGCTGTAATCCTGTATAACAAGTCTCGTCCAGTGCTTACATTTTTCTGATAAACCTAGCTGTCGAAATATTAGAAAGAGCGTAGTCTGTGTCAGTTTGACATTTCGTGTACTATTTGACTAAACAAGGCACAAATCTCTACGTAATGTCTTCGGCAGAAACTTTTTGCATATTAATATTtctgacagtgctagagctgcatGGGTTAGGGATGCAAGACTTCAGTTAATACCTATAGAATTTGAGAGGTAGTGAATTGAGGTTGCGGAGGGTTTCCCCACTGTTCTAAGTGTTAACCTCCACAGCCTAATGTAGTACTGCCTCATTATGTGACGACACACGGCCTGCTGTGTTACGTAACGTTAAACTGCAGCTAATACAACTCTTATTTTGCAGACTCTTAACATTTCGCACTCCGCTAGAGAAGGCCCAAAGATGGAGGCCGCCTCGTAGTGCTGCTTCCACATTGTATGTGTGCACTGTAGCCGTCAGTCATAGACAGGCGGCGTGAGAGGAGACTCGAATTGTTTGGTGTTGAGGGCAAATATAAGAGTGGCTAAGTTTGAGGTAGTGGTTATATGAAGTTACTAATgtgtggtgtggtgcaggtggacgGTGTGGGCGGCGTGGCTGACTTCCTCAGTGCACGCAAtctccaggcagcagcagcaacaggcaactAATTTTGACGGTGTATTCATCAACAATAGTGAAATAATTTGGAGAAAAAATGTCTGCCTGTGCTCATGATTCAACTTTTATAAATCTGAAAGTTATACCGTGTGATGCTTACAAAACATTTTCATTTTCTTATTTGATCTCTTCTACAGCAAGTGAATATTAAGACTAACGGAAGCCACTCGGTCTTGTTCAACACGAACCATGCAGGCTCTACTACAGTACCTAACAAAGTAATAAATGCAACCTTCATCAATGGATCACGCTCTTCAGATATAGAAGGTATAACTGACCGAAGCAAGCCGTCAGGAGTGGTAACTACCAGGGTCACAGCCTTTGATTCAGTCTCCCTCTTGTCGCCGTCTTCAGCAGGTGTCGAGTACTCTACGGCGTATGTGGCTGCAAAGCCTGATGTAGAAGACGGCACAAAACCACTGACGCACACAGCTTTTGTCATGGTTAATAAAACAAACTCTATGACAACAGCTCACAGAAATATTAAAAAAGATAGGAAAGTTACAAAAACAAGAGTTCCCATCTTGTCCCCGGGAAGCTCCCCCACCTCCAATGGTGTATCACAGGGCATGTTCCTTACCACTGCCTTGAAGCTCATATTGACTTTCGTAGAAGCAGTATTTCCACTTGTCCAAATGACATACTTGTTACCCAAATGTGCCACAAAGATCAAAGACATCCTTGACACTGTCCTTGAACCTCAAGCTATCAGATACATTTTTGGCACCACTGGAGTGTTTCAGCTCATTATTAATGTTCTGGGATTATAAATGTACTTGGTGGAACAAATTGCTTCATAAAAAGTATTAATATACCATCAGTTATATAGCTTAGAAATCTATGTAGCTGTAAACGCTTCAACGTTTAACTTATATTGGTATACATTACAGCGAAAATCTGTGATCCTTCATGTTCCATTATTTTCTTTAGTGTACGTGGGCCTTATTGAAGAAACGATGTATGTTCCTCATTGAATGAAAATCGGAGTACAATAAGGATTGTGGGCTTGACATTTGGGAAAaaaatccatttttttttttttactccaaTGGATATATCAATATCAGTGTAAATCTATCCCAAAATCATAAACGGCACACATTTAAAAAATAAATCCTGAAAGATCATTGTATATTTTTTGCATGCCTGGCATGCCGTACCAATGTGTAAAATAAATCTTCCCAAGTTCAGTATAAGATTTCCTTCAGTACGGTACCACCTCTGGAATTGCCCCTTGTGATGAAACTCGCATACGTCTACGTAGCCAGTGAGGCCTCTTTAGTATTAAGTGGTTTACCCTTTATCTTAATAACTTATCTAAATTATtcaattttgcccgaaacgctttgcgtatgtGACTTTATTGGTATGTGTAACTTTTGTCCCTACAATTACCCTCTTATGGTTTTCGTGTACACAAGCTCATACGTGAACATTGTGACAACTGCACATTTTACCCCTCCTTATGAGGGATCGCAGCGCCGTACCTACACTAACACGTGCAATTCCTTTAAACTGCTGTTCCAAGATTTGTTTGACCCCCACTAAGTatttttttctatatatatatatagaaatatatatatatatatatatatatatagaaatatatatatatatatatatatatatatatagaaatatatatatatatatatatatatatatatagaaatatatatatatatatatatatatatatatatatatatagaaatatatatatatatatatatatatatatatatatatagaaatatatatatatatatatatatatatatatatatatagaaatatatatatatatatatatatatatatatatagaaatatatatatatatatatatatatatatatatagaaatatatatatatatatatatatatatatatatatatatatatatagaaatatatatatatatatatatatatatatatatatagaaatatatatatatatatatatatatatatatatatagaaatatatatatatatatatatatatatatatatatatatatagaaatatatatatatatatatatatatatatatatatatatatagaaatatatatatatatatatatatatatatatatagaaatatatatatatatatatatatatatatatatatatatatttctatatatatatatatatatatatatttctatatatatatatatatatatatatatttctatatatatatatatatatatatatatatttctatatatatatatatatatatatatatttctatatatatatatatatatatatatatatatttctatatatatatatatatatatatatatttctatatatatatatatatatatatatatatatatatatatatatatatatatatatatatatatatatagaaatatatatatatagaaatatatatatatatatatatatatagaaatatatatatatatatatatatatagaaatatatatatatatatatatatatatagaaatatatatatatatatatatatatatatagaaatatatatatatatatatatatatatatatatatatatatatatatatatatatagaaatatatatatatatatatatatatatatatatatttctatatatatatatatatatatatatatatttctatatatatatatatatatatatttctatatatatatatatatatatatatttctatatatatatatatatatatatatatttctatatatatatatatatatatatatatttctatatatatatatatatatatatatatttctatatatatatatatatatatatatatatttctatatatatatatatatatatatatatttctatatatatatatatatatatatttctatatatatatatatatatatatatatatatatatatatatatatatatatatatagaaatatatatatatatatatatatatatatagaaatatatatatatatatatatatatatatatagaaatatatatatatatatatatatatagaaatatatatatatatatatatatatatagaaatatatatatatatatatatatatagaaatatatatatatatatatatatatagaaatatatatatatatatatatatatatagaaatatatatatatatatatatatatagaaatatatatatatatatatatatatagaaatatatatatatatatatatatatagaaatatatatatatatatatatatatagaaatatatatatatatatatatatatagaaatatatatatatatatatatatatatagaaatatatatatatatatatatatatagaaatatatatatatatatatatatatatatagaaatatatatatatatatatatatatatagaaatatatatatatatatatatatatatatagaaatatatatatatatatatatatatagaaatatatatatatatatatatatatagaaatatatatatatatatatatatatagaaatatatatatatatatatatatatatagaaatatatatatatatatatatatatagaaatatatatatatatatatatatatatatagaaatatatatatatatatatatatatatatagaaatatatatatatatatatatatatatatagaaatatatatatatatatatatatatatatagaaatatatatatatatatatatatatatatagaaatatatatatatatatatatatatatagaaatatatatatatatatatatatatatagaaatatatatatatatatatatatatagaaatatatatatatatatatatatatatatagaaatatatatatatatatatatatatatatatatagaaatatatatatatatatatatatagaaatatatatatagaaatatatatatatatatatatatatatatagaaatatatatatatatatatatatatatatatatagaaatatatatatatatatagaaatatatatatatatatagaaatatatatatatatatagaaatatatatatatatatatatatatatatatatatatatatatatatatatatatatatatatatatatatatatatatatatatatatatatatatatatatatatatatatatatatttctatatatatatatatatttctatatatatatatatatttctatatatatatatatatttctatatatatatatatatttctatatatatatatatatttctatatatatatatatatttctatatatatatatatatttctatatatatatatatatttctatatatatatatatatttctatatatatatatatatttctatatatatatatatatttctatatatatatatatatttctatatatatatatatatttctatatatatatatatatttctatatatatatatatatttctatatatatatatatatttctatatatatatatatatttctatatatatatatatatttctatatatatatatatatttctatatatatatatatatttctatatatatatatatatttctatatatatatatatatttctatatatatatatatatttctatatatatatatatatatatatatatatatttctatatatatatatatatatatatatatatatatttctatatatatatatatatatatatatatttctatatatatatttctatatatatatatatatatatatttctatatatatatatatatatatatatatatttctatatatatatatatatatatatatttctatatatatatatatatatatatatatatatatatatatatatatttctatatatatatatatatatatatatatatatatttctatatatatatatatatatatatatatatatatatttctatatatatatatatatatatatatatatatatatatatatatatatgtatatatgtatatatgtatatatatgtatatatatatatatatatatatatatgtatatatatatatatatatatatatgtatatatatatatatatatatatatatatgtatatgtatatagtcGAACATACACGCCCCGATTTACTTTCATACCGACCTCATCTACGCTGAAGATACTTTCAACCCCGCCCAGAATGGCACGTCGTTACAGCCGCCGCCGCTCTTGGTTACTTCGTCTTGCATTGGGGAGACGTTGGTTCAGATCTCCAAAAAAATACCAGCATTGGCAGTAATTCCCACTATGTTGCTACTAGAAATGATGGAAATGACTACCGTGAGGATATTAatatcctcgaggcccaaggATGCTTTTTCCAGATTGACATTCACTACGGTTGAACGGTTTTTAAATTAAAAACTTTTTAATCTTtggtaattcttgctggtgccagatgctacgTTCAGGGATACATCCATACTTCGCATCTCTGTAAAGTGTTTTAAATTTGGATAGGATTTGTAGGTGCATTAGGTATTGTAAATTTTGAATATGTAAATAGTTCCTCTAAATGTAGAGGAACAATGTATTGAGGTACAGAGATGTCCCCTTTGACCCTTGTGGTTACCACTGGCCATTCTAAGACTGCTCTTCACACGGTTTACTATCAAACTGCAATGAGGCCCCGCACATGCACTAACAAGCCATCCCAACTTGAAACTTTGCGATCGTATATCTCTCCAAGGCAAGGCACCAGGTCTGCTGTCTTAACTTATTCAGACATGACTTCGTACATTGCATTTCTCTACCCTTTCCAAAAAGTTTCGAAACATTACACCGACACCCCCACCACTAGCTTCCACACTCGAAGCTGCAGGCGTCTATAAACCAATGACATTGAAATCATTCCCAGTCTGCCACTTCCCTCTTGTATATCCACTGTGCCCTAGTTCCCCTTTAAACTTCATCTTTTCGGCTCCTTCCCACTGTTTTGGCCCTCCTCGACAAACGTCCATCCAGGAAGATGTACATTTTCCTCCCAGCTATCTTTGTGTTGTCCCCACTCATTCTACCCGCTTGAGACTGTCAGAGTGCATTGCCACTGGCCCTCAGTTGGCTTCATTCATGCCTCCAAATTTGTTCCCCCCACCTTGCATCTAAGATTACGTACTGTATACACATTTAAATACATAATGCAATTAAAGGCTTGCCAATGTGAAGTAACTGGTACAGCAAGTAATAAAAAAGAAGGCACCGAACCGGGAACTGGTACAGCAAGTAATGCTAAAGACAGGCCGGGGAGGCTGTGTAGTAGTCAAGTGTGGGATATTCAAGACTGGTACAAAGAATTTCTGCATGGCCCTATAATCTTTAAGCAATTCGAAACTAGCCTAATTCTAACTTAGTCTTGGTAACTTTACTAGTCAAGCTTTAAAGTCATCTAATTATACCTTCTCACTGTAGACATTAGTTTCTTACTAGATACAAGTAATACGAAGTACTGAACAATACCTTACCACCTTGAAGTTTCATTTAAAATGCAGCTTTAGTAATACTGGCTTGATTTTTTTAAACTTGGTTTATAATGGGAATAGGTTCTTAAAAACCGATTCCCATTATAAAATTGAAATGCAAGAATGAACTTTGCAAATTGCAGAATAAATTTATCAAGGTTAGAAGATAATTATCAATAGTAAAATTTGAAGTTATGACAGCATTCAGAATTGACAATTTTTTGGTTTAGCCCTAGTATGTAAACTAAAAGATTTGCTACCCAGGTTGTGATCCGAAGTTTCATATACTGAATTGTCTATGGAAGGTTTGAGAGTACTGGTACTGCAATAAGGAAATATTTGTGCAGTATATATTTGATTTGCTAGCAGCTGTCTACTACATACATCTTTTATATTAATGTAGGCATCTTTACACATTATGGAAACAAGTTTGTATTGGGTTATACAAAGCCAAAGTACTTTGTTGTTTTATTTTGAATTATTACATCCTTATCACTAAATGTAAAAAGTATAAACATTTGCACAAATCTTTCATACAATATGATCCACTAGCATCACCTTCTATCACAGAACAGCTGGGCTGCTGGCAGAGGCAATGTTCCTACATAACAGCTGTCCAAACTTCATTATTCCTGTACTATTTAAGCCAATTATCATGCATCCATAATGAGAAAATTACTCCCTTGAGTGAACTATCAAGTATTAAACAAATTTAAGAAATGAAGAGAAATTCTCATTGCACCTTCAGTCCACTGGCAAGGAAAAATAAATACACCAACCATTGTGATAAATATCTTTAAACCTCACTTGACTGACGTTACATTGAGAAAATGAAGAACATCGCATAATCTGTTAAGATGTGCTCAACAGCTGATTAACCACAATCATTTAAATAAATGTGCAGTGTATGCACTTAATTTCTTTAAGTAAAGAAATCGGCACAGTCTTTTAATAAGCTATTCCTGAGGTAGTGGCCTAGAAGAGTAGTGTGCTCATGCCACCCATTTCACTTTGCTCCTTTACAAATATTTCAAAATACTGGTAGATGATTGTTACCGCAAGGAGTATACCTGGGGGGGAAAAAAAGTTAAGTTAATCACTACCATATATAAGGACATGATAAAACTAGCCTAATCTGAAGTTGAGAATGCACAGTAAATTATTATGTGCCTGAAGATTAAGACAACCTACACATCTGAAAATATAGAGCATGATTGCATTTCAGTCCATCTTGAACCATTAAAGTTGTGTAGAGTAATGTGTAGGATGGACCAAAACCATTATTATCCAGTGTTTGGGTTTGCTGTTCCAATGCACCAATGTTTAGAAATGCTAAATGACAGCATGTGGGGGACTTTTATATGAGATTCAAAACTCAGTATGGGAAAAAGAATGGCACTAAAAATTTAATGGAGTAAATGGAGGAGGGAAGGGTGGTTAGTTGTGAGCAACTCATTGACAGCTTCCAAGAAATTCAAAAATATGCTGCTACAGCCAAGTGTCTTATTGTCATTATTTAGACAAACTTTTATAGTGCGTATAAAAGCACCAGTATGCAATCAAAATTAAGCTAACATGAAAATTACATTTAAGCTAATTGATTTTTGAATACTTAATATACCATACTAACCTGTGCCAGACCCAATAGCTCCTAGGAAATCAGCTAATACAGAAAGTGCCCCAATGCAGAGACCACCAAATGCAGCAGCCGTAGGAATGTAACGATTAAGTTCGTGGATCATTGATTTTTCACGGTGACCACGCATAACCATTTGTTGTTCTTTAAGTTGTTTGGCAACCTAGAAAAATgtcaataaatagtaaatacccaGTATATAAATACTACCTAGCAAATTCCAAGTAGGAAAATATACAAATTTGTGAAGTTATGGAAAGATATACGAATAAACATTAACACATTTCTGCAACTTACTGCAACTAAGCTTAAAATATATTTGCAATTATATTTTTTTGAAGAAATACAAATTTCTAAACCATTAGCATGATTAAAAGCTTCCTCAAGCGTGAAAAAtccaaaaatataaatattgaagTTACTTACATCCTTTGCAGAAGATCCAGATACTTCAATCCAAGTCTTAGAAAAGAATGCACAGGAGCCAAGCATGAAGCCAATATAAATAACAGCATGAATAGGATCTTCCAAAATGTGGCCAAATGATTCTGGAGGAGACATGTAGTAACACAGACCCCCCACTGGGTAGGAGGCACGACCAGGACCACCTGAGCCAGTGTCGGCCCACACACCGAGCAGACCAACAAAGAAGTTGCCCTGGAACTTTATGGCCAACATCTGCAAATAATGTTTTACAATAATCCATTAACCATGTTGCAAAATCTTAGTTTTTTGAAACTACTATGCCATTTCGGTCCTTTAAAAAAGTTACCAGGATTCATTGGAATTTTACTGCTCTAATTCAAACTACTTTCTCTAAGACAGAAATATTTACTAATTTAAAGACCAATTGCAATATCAGATAAGATTTGCAAGAAATTACTGCAATAACAGTAACATGATCAATGCATTCAATATTATAGTTTGGAATGTGATTATTCAAAAGGCTTAAATCTTTGTATATGCATGATATTTAGAGCACTCACTAACCTGAGATATGATGTATAGATTAGACACCAGTGCAGACTGAAGAATGATGGGAATattagaggtataaaacagctttATGGGATACGATGAGTACTGGCCACGGTAACGAGCAGACTTTATGGGAAGATCCACTCGGAAGCCCTAGAGAATACAATATTTAAATGTCAGATATTGATATAAAAGTACTCATTAGTAAAAAAATTTTACACAAGGCTACTAATCCTTCTATAAAACATTGAGCCACACTAGAGCAGCCCCATGACTTATTTTAGCATCCATAGTTTTGCAGTGATATATCATGCATACCATTTTTTTTCTTTATACTCTAAACAAGGCGTTCCCGACCATCCATGAATTCACCGATACACATTTAATCATTTGCAATGTACAGTATATTGTAAGT
It encodes:
- the LOC123762832 gene encoding uncharacterized protein produces the protein MLHPRTTNTNNRQQNLNTFSGGCMEWTLGLCLEDGLSCNRDQVSQTLIIFELSCCLRRPAETTQRSSQAAGDLGRDLSGRHPTDLAGSAMLLRQTWSRVALQWTVWAAWLTSSVHAISRQQQQQQVNIKTNGSHSVLFNTNHAGSTTVPNKVINATFINGSRSSDIEGITDRSKPSGVVTTRVTAFDSVSLLSPSSAGVEYSTAYVAAKPDVEDGTKPLTHTAFVMVNKTNSMTTAHRNIKKDRKVTKTRVPILSPGSSPTSNGVSQGMFLTTALKLILTFVEAVFPLVQMTYLLPKCATKIKDILDTVLEPQAIRYIFGTTGVFQLIINVLGL